The stretch of DNA GCGTGGCCGCGCGGGACCTCGACGCGGCGCGCGCGGTGACGTTCTCTCCCGTCTGGGAGGACCTCCCGGCGGCCGATCTCGCCGCCTGGATCCTCGAAAGCGGGCGCGACGTCCGCCTCGGGCTTCCCCTCCACAAGATCCTCTGGGGGGACGTGCCGGGGCGATGAGGGCGGTCGTGCTGCTCTCCGGCGGCGCCGACTCCGCGACCTGCCTCGCGCTCGCCCGCGCGAAGAAGCGCGAGGTCTACGCGCTCTCGTTCGACTACGGACAGCGCCACCGGATCGAGCTCGCGTTCGCGCGACGCCTCGCCCGCCGCCTCGGCGCCGCGGAGCACCGCGTCGTCCGCGTCGACCTGCCGGGAAAGGCGAAGTCGGCGCTCACGTCGCGGAAGATCGCGGTTCCCAAGGGGGGCGTCCGGCGCGGGCGGATTCCTCCGACGTACGTCCCGGCTCGCAACGCGCTTTTTCTCGCGCACGCGCTCTCGTGGGCGGAGGCGGTGGGCGCCCGGGAAATCTGGATCGGCGCGAACGTCGTCGACTACTCGGGCTATCCCGATTGCCGTCCGGCGTTCCTGCGGGCGTTCGAGCGAATGGCGAATCTGGGAACCGCCGCCGGTGCTCGGGGAGCGAAGTTCACGATCGTCGCGCCGCTCCTGAAGCTCTCGAAGACCGGGATTTTCCGGCTCGGCCGATCGCTCGGGATCGATTTTCGGTGGACTCTTTCTTGCTACGATCCGGGGGTGGGGGGAGACGCCTGCGGAAAATGCGACTCCTGCCGGATTCGACAGCGCGCCGAAAAAGCCGTCCAAAGCCTCCCCTGAAATCCCAATGAAAGCGATGTTCTTGGCAAAGCTGTAGATAAAATCTTAGTGTATATAGTCAGATTTTCAGAAAAAACACTTGACATGTAGATACTAAGGTTCTAGACTTGCCGGTGAAATGAGATTCGACCAGTTCACCGTCAAGGCCCAGGAGGCCGTCTCCAACGCCCAACGACTGGCCCGGGACGTGGGGCACGCCGAGCTCACGCCCGACCACCTCCTGAAGGCGCTGCTCGAGCAGAAGGAGGGAATCGTCCTTCCGATCCTCGCCAAGCTCGGCGCCGATCCCGAAGCGATCTCGTCCGCCCTCGACGCGTCGCTCTCCCGCCGCTCCAAGGTGTCGGGCGCTTCGGCCGATGCGCAG from Thermoanaerobaculia bacterium encodes:
- the queC gene encoding 7-cyano-7-deazaguanine synthase QueC, which produces MRAVVLLSGGADSATCLALARAKKREVYALSFDYGQRHRIELAFARRLARRLGAAEHRVVRVDLPGKAKSALTSRKIAVPKGGVRRGRIPPTYVPARNALFLAHALSWAEAVGAREIWIGANVVDYSGYPDCRPAFLRAFERMANLGTAAGARGAKFTIVAPLLKLSKTGIFRLGRSLGIDFRWTLSCYDPGVGGDACGKCDSCRIRQRAEKAVQSLP